TAATGGATTTATTTCATAAAAGTGGATTAGGTAGCCAGTATGAAATTTCCACTGATGCAAGTGTAATAAATGAAGATTCCTCAAGAAGATATTTTGAAACCCATCTGGCCTATGAAACATTATTTGTCTCTCTTGATCAACTTAAATTGGCTGATATTACTGCTCATTATAATGCTTTATATTCTATGCTTTCCGAAGAGCTTCGAAATAAATTCGATGGTTATATTGCAGGGCAAATCGTGCCAAAGAATGATAATTTTGCCACAGAGTATATGGATGCTTTTGCAAAAATAAAAACAAGCGAAAGTTATTCTCATTTTTCAGATACACAGAAGGACACTTTAGTTTTAATTTTAAAATGCTCCTGGTTAGGGGTAATGATGGCTATGGCTAAATTCCCAGCTTTGCCGCTTAATCTTTATGGAACTGGTTTTTTCTCTGAAAAAGACCGCGGTAGAATCACAAAACAAGGTCAAGTTGCACCAATGTCAGAAGAGTTCCTAAAACGAATGCCTTATTATTCTAACCATTTTGGTTTAATGAAAAGTTATATGCCTGTTCCAAAAGGGGATGTTATTTTTGCGGAAAACGGCTTTAATTTTGTTAAACCATCTGATCAAAATACTTTCGACCCAACCGCATCCTGGCCGAAAAAAAATTTTTCAACCTTGGTTAATCCGTTTTCATGTTCAATTTCAGGAACTACTTTAAGCCAGTTAAGATGCATGAAAAGTTTAAAAGAGAATGGACAAATGGAGTTTGATTCTCTAGAGAAATTCTCTACTTTTCTCAAGTGTTTTACATCGAGTTTATTATTTAATAGTGGTGGGCACGTATATAATGAATTTTTAGCTGTACTCAAAATCCCTGAAATTAATGATAATTTTAATTTCATTGAGGGGTTTGAGACTATTGATGCGATTACATTATTGTGGAATGGTAATGAACGAGCCTTTAATAAAGCGATTGAAGATACCATTGACTACACAAAATTGATCCTTGCTAAACAGGAATGCCATGAGCAGATTAAAGAATCAATACAACTTAAATAAATTCAATCTTTTTATTGAAAGGGAAGCGATGGGAAATGTCAACAGACCCTAGTTGAGTGTGTTAATTATTTAGACCTGGGATTGCCTTCTATGTTCTGTAAATTGGCAAATTGAAGTTTGGCTAGCTCAGCGAAGTATCCTGGTTCACTCACTAACTGATCAAAATTGCCTTCCTGAATGATTTGTCCGTCCTGAATGACTAAAATACGGTTTGCATTTCGTAAAGTGGAAAGACGGTGCGCGATAACTAATTGAGTAACTTTTAATTTATTCAAGTATTCTTGGACTCTGAATTGGCTTTGACTATCCAAAGCACTGGTGGCTTCATCGAGGAATAGGATCTTTGGTTTTTTCACCAAGGCACGTGCGAGGATAACTCGTTGCATCTCGCCTCCAGAGAGCGATTGCATGCCCTCATTAATAAAAGTATCCATTTCCATCGGGAATCCAGAAATCATATGCTCTAAACCCAACTGATAAACGATGTCCCAGGCATCATTACGGGTGAGCCGCTTATCATTACCAATAATGTTTTCTAAAATAGTTCCTGGAACAAGGACACTTTTTTGTGTAACTACTCCAATCTGTTGTCGTAAAGAGGATAAATTAATCATATCCATGTTAACGTCGTCGAAAAAAATCTGGCCGTCTAGCGGTTTTTCCAAACCTAGTAAAATGCGGAATAAGGTAGATTTGCCACAACCTGAACTTCCAGTAAGTCCAACAACTTCACCAGGATTAACGGTTAAACTGATATTTTTATACACTAGGGGCTGATTTTCGTCGTAACGGAAAGATAAATTTTTAATCTGAATTTTTCCTTCTAGTTTCACGTGGCTTCCGCCCCGTTGACGAGGCTCAACTTTGGCCTGGAAAATCACTAATGATTGTTCGAAAAGAGGAATAATAAGGAGAATAGAAGAAACGAAAGTGGTTAGCGTAATCAGGGCCGCAAAAAATTGGGAAAATGCAGCATTAAATGCAATGAAAGTACCAATTTGCAACTGATTTTTTTGATAAAAATAAATGCAAAATAGAATTAATGTCACCACCATAAGTAGTGAACCATGAATAATATGTAAATAGATACCTATTTTTTCGGCTTTGAATTTCGCGATGAGTAGATTGGAAAAATAGTCAGACCAGATATTAAAAGCCCGATACTCGCTTGCTGATACTTTAAATTTAATAATTCCATTAATGACTTGGAAAACGAACCCCGCTTGCTTAATCACATACTCATATACCTTTCGTTGATGGGTCAAAAAGCGTTTACTCAGGCTAATAATTAACATAGCAAGGATGATAAAACTGAACAAAGATAACAATGCCAAGGTCAGACTGTAATAGCACATTAGGCCGAACGAAACGATGGAAACGACAATACTAAAAAGTGACAGGACGGTGGATTGGGTAAGCATTTCCTGAATGGCTGAAACAACCCCAGCCCGGTAAGCAATATCCCCGGCATTAAATTGGCGAAAAAAAATCGGATTTAATTTTAACAGTCTATCCCAGATGGCAGGTTCAATCCGCATTTGCACTTTGAAACGTAAGTGCAGCATCATAATGGACTGATTAATTGATAAGAAGAAATAAATGAATGTATTCATGATTAGTGAAACACTCAAAACAGTCATCTGGCTGGTCTCAACAAAATGAGTAAAATTATTAAAAAAATAACTCATGAAAATGGGTAAACTCATCAATAAAAAGCTTAACATGAGTTGCAAATAGAGAATTGATCTTAAATCAGAAAATAAGCGGCCAAACGAGAACTTCAAAATGTCGAAGAGCTTATTTATTTTATCGGGTAGCGGTTTGATAAAAGAAAACGCATAGTGTTCTACTGCAGATAATTCATGGTGTTTCAAAGGTACCTTTCCAAGAGGGGTTGATCGTTCATAACCGCCATTTTGTTTAGGTGTTAAAACACAAGGGAGTCCATCAATAAAAGCCAAGATAATTCCATGGTCTTTTTCCCACCATTTTTGTTCGAGAGCAATTTTTTGAATACGAACACCTGAGTGAACAGAGATTCGTTCCATTGCTTCATCAATATCATCTTCTAAATCACCGCTCGGAAGATCAAGGGTCATCCCATGTAAGTCAGCAAGATGAAGACAAGCGTCTATTAATAATTTCTTTTTATCAAAAGTAGCAAATTTCGTAGAATCTTCTCGACTGAGTACTTGTCTTATTTTTAATAAACCGGGAGCAATTCTCTCAAATTCTTTGTCATTCATAGTAAGTAATCCTTTTCGATGAATTGCTTATATTTACCGTTTAACTTCAATAACTCTTTATGCGTCCCTCGCTCTGCGATTGCGCCATCTTCGATCACAATGATTTCATTACAGTGCCTTATCGCACTTAAGCGATGAGCAACAATAATAAAACTACAATCCATTTTGCTCAAATTTTGATAAATTTTTGCCTCTGTCACTGAATCGAGTGCAGAAGTAGCTTCATCGAGAAGAATCAATTCAGGCTTTTTGATTAATGCCCTAGCAATTTCAATGCGTTGGGCTTGTCCGAGGCTTATATTAGCCCCCCCTTCAAGAATGCGGTAATCTAAACCTCCTTTCATACTCACCACATCGTAAACACAAGCTGTTTGCAGGGCTTCTATGATTGTTGCTTCATCAATGCTTCCATCCCACATCGTTAAATTGTCTCTAATTGTTCCTTCAAAAAGAAAGATATTTTGGTCCACGTAGGAAACGAGTTTAAATAATTCATCGGGAGAATAGTCTTTAATATTTTTACCATGAAGGTAAATATCGCCAAACCAAGGGTCGTAAAGCCCGGTGATTAAGTTTAATAAGGAGGATTTTCCACCACCTGAAATACCTGTAATGGCAACGCTATCTCCTTTTTTTAAACTGATATTAATCTCTGATAGTATGGGTGCTTCTAATTTGCAGTAGCCGTAATAAACATCTTTAATATCAACTAAATTGGGTGATTTTATTTGCTTGGTTTCTTCGTTTTTTTCTTTGCTACCTTTGTATAAAAGCACGTCGTTTACCCGTAGCAGATCGCCTTTTAATTCATTTATTTTTAAGAAATTGTCAACAATGCTAATGACGGGTTCAGGATAAAGGAGCAATAAAGTATAGATTGCGATAATTCCGCCGACAGTCATTGTACCTTGCATCACAAAATGAGCACCTAAGATAATTAATAGGACTAAATTTAAAAAATACAGTGCATTGGGCAGTAGCGAGATAAGTGCGGTATAAACATCAATGGTTTGTTGCGAATCAATCAACTTAGATTTATAGCTTAACCAACGGCTGAAAAATCGATTCTCACCATTCATGAATTTCAGTGCTTCCATCATTTGTACACCACTGTATTCGATACCATGCATTTTAGCTTGATCTTGGGAGAATCGACGGCCAAGGTCGATGATTATTCGTTTGGTGATAATAATTGAGGCAAAGTTTAGAATGGTTATAAATACTGCAATTAATCCAATATATTTGTTAATTAAAAGAATGATGAGTGTATAAATAATAATGCTTAGGCTGTCGATAATAACCTCAGAAAATCCATCTGTAATTTTCTGTGAAATTTCATCAAAAATATAAATACGATTTGAAATATCTCCGGTTGCCCTCTGGATATAAAATGACATAGGTAAGTGCAATATTTTATTAAAAAATCGAGGTATTTTCTTAATTGAGAATCTAATCTTATAGAGCACCAAATAGTATCGCTGGATCCAAAGAAGAAGTATCATGCAGAGTATTGTAAAACTCATGCTTAAAGCAAAACCCAGCATCCATTGCTCTTGATTATCAACAATAATTTTATCAACAAAAAATTCAATAAATAGTGCTAAAGAGGCTTGAGGCAGCGACAACAGGGCAGAAACAAAGAAGAGATAGCCAAGCTCCACAAGATCCCCTTCAAGATAATCACTTAATAACCCGAAAACGGATTTTTCTTTTTTTCCGCTCGGTTTGAATTGTTCGCCGGGGGTAATACGTAAAAGAACGCCGGTGTAACCTTTATCAAATTCATCAAGTGTGATCTTGCGCGGCCCTGTGGCTGGATCATTAATATAAACTGTATTTTTTATGATTCCTTCCACCACAATGAAATGATTAAATTTCCAAAATACAATGAAAGGTGTTGGCATATAGCCTAATGAATCTAAATCTTTTATCCGCTTCCCTTCCGCATTCATGCCCATATTGCGAGCAGCTTTAATAATGTTAATTGCTTTAGAACCATCGCGTGTTACGCCACATGCTTCCCGGGCTGTTTCCGCAGGAATGTGCAAACCATAATAAGCGAGGACAATCGCAAGGCATACAGCGCCGCATTCCATGGCATCCATTTGTAGAATGCTGGGCGTTTTCACGCGTTTATGATGAACTTCGGATAAGCCAAGATCAAAGTCAAATTTAATCATTTTTACTTATCATCCAGTTTTTTGCTGATTCAATGACTGGAATTATTATCGAAAGCGGATGTTGTTTTTTGACAATAATTCCCACACTTGAAACAGAACCAACAGACAGGTTTTCTTTAGGTCCGTTTGATGTTGTCCATAAATATCCACTGGGTGTATTTGGCGAATGAACAAGCGAAATTTTAGCTTTAAAAACAGGACCTTGTTGAATAAATTTATCAACTAATTTCTGATTCTCAACTGTACTTTCAATGCTTGGAGGGTTAATTGGTAATTCACTGATATAGGTTACTCGTCCTACAATGCCTCCATATTCGAGTGCATTAATGTGTTTTGGAAAGACTTTTGCCGGCATGCCGACTTTAATTTTTTTACCCTCATCAGCATTAAAAAAGGCAACCACTTCTAAATCATTACTGTGTGTGAGGATGTTAGTTAGTGTTTGCTTTTCAGTTAAAAAATCGCCTTTCTTGACATAGTTTGTGGCAATAACTCCATCGACAGGGCTGTACACAGTTTCTGTTAATTGGAGATTTTCAAGAAGCTTGCGTAAGTTGAATTCCGATTGGGCAACTTTTTCCTGTTGCTCCCTCAATTTCGTGTTCCACGACTCGATATAATCATTCCTGTTTTGATTAAGTTCAACCAGTGTATTTTGGTTTTTACTGATTTGTTCTTTGGCATCATAATAAGCTACTTGCATGTCATTGAGCTCGAGTCGAGACAAAATGCCTTTTTGAAATGCGGTTTCCTGGATTTTTAGCAGAGATTCGAGATGCTGTTTTTTTTCTTGTAAATTAGCATTAATTGTTTTTGCATAATTCATTGATTCTTCAATTCTTTTTAAACGAATTGCAATTTCTTTTTGTGCTGTTGCAGTGAGGTTGTTTAATTTAGTCTTCTCTTGATCGATATATTTGCGCAATTCTTTTGCTTCTGCAGCCATGTTTGGATTAGTCAATGTCGCTAAAACTTGGCCTTTCTTGACTTTTTCCCCCGGATTCACCAAAACGGCTTTCACATAGCCTCCAGAGATGGGAGACATGACATTAATGATTGCTGCATTTTTAGCCAGGATTATTCCTTGACCTTCAACAATAGCGGATATTTGTCCAAATATTAACCAAAAAAGGCATCCGATAAATAACATTAAAAAAATAACTAAATAAATCCATGCCTTAGGCGTAATGATACGAATGGCGTTTTGAAATTCATCCCTTTCCTGAGCAGATTCAATAGCTTGTTTGCGATATAGCTCGGAATCTTTCATATCATTTTCTCATGCATAATGCGAATACGGGCAGCTAAAATGGGTAGAAGCTCAAGGGCAATTTCAGGATAAGCATGGATTTGAGTTGTAAAATCCCATTCAGAAATAAAAACGCACTCCACACTATCTAGAGCACGCACAGAAGCGGTTGTTTTTAATTTATCGATAACAGAAATTTCCCCAATAATTTGACCAGGACTGAGCGTGGTAATGATAAGCTCTTTGCCGTCATCTAATGTCTTAAAAACTTGTACGGTACCTTTGCGTAGAATAAAGATACCGACAGGATTGTCTCCTTCGTTAATAATTATCTCATTTGGGGAATAATTGCGAATTGTTGCAAGATCAACCAGGGGCCATAAAGCATTTTTGCTTAGCTTACTGAAAAACTCGAGTTTTTTCAGGAAATTAAACAACTCTAAATTTTCAGCGATATCTTTTTCCATAACCTCTCCTCAAGAAAGGTATAACTTTTATCAGTATAAATAAAATTTAGCAGAAAATTGGCTTCAGAATATGGCACGTTAGTCCAATAAAAGCATATTATGGGCCATTATTTTAATAATGGATTATCGCTAGTTAGCTCATCTTTTTTATTTCTTGAGTCAGCGTCTCTCGATCATGTTTTTTGGGCTACACTTATAATGCTAGTTTTCTAAGTCTTATGAGGATTTATGTGATGAATCGTAATAAATTTATTAAATCTTTGGTTTCTCAGTTTGAGGCACAAATCAGCAAATTACCAGATCACAAATTGGAAGAGCTAGAATCTGGCAAACTAGAGATAAGTTTAACTCAAGCTGTAGGTAGCGAAGCTGGCGGTGCGGCTGCTCCAGTTAAGAAACAACCGACAAAACCAGCTCCAGCAACAGCTACAGCTACAAAGGCAAGGATGATTTAGTAACTCCTACAACAATAATCTTTAATTTTCTTTTTAAAATCGGCTAATTTAGCTGATTTTTTTTATCGAATTAAGGGGTCTTTGTAGTCTGGTTAGCTTGAACTAAGCTTATATGACTGGCCTTACTGGGTAAAAATTTTTGTGAGGATTGTGCTATGAACCGTAATAAAGTGATTAAGACATTAGTATCACGTTTTGAGCAACAAATTGGGAAGCTACCTGATGAAAAACTAAAAGAACTGGAATCGGGCAAATTAGAGTTAAACTTAATTCAACCTGTAGGGCAAGAAGCGGGTGGGGCTGGTATGAGGTCACCAGGAGACATAAGGAGAGGAAAGACTGAGCTTCCAATCCGTTTGGAGCCGCCGTCCAGAAGATAAGCTCATCAAATAATAATTACTCTAATGCATTTTGTAGTCGGGTTAACCTTGAACTAAACTTATATAACTAGCCATGCTAGTAATTTACAAGATTCGCAAGAAATTGAATAGGAGAATGGAAATCTTATTTAATTTCGATGTCTTTCCATGTGAAAGAAAAACAAGGAATTTACCGCTAAAAATGGAAGCTAAGTCTAGCAAACGAAAGACAAGATTTAGTTTCTACGGATGGTAAGGCTGGCGGTAAGTCAAAACACCTCCTAGAAAGATGTCATAGAGACAAGTTACTCAAGGATTAGATTGACTGTTTTATGATGGGTTTGCATTCCGTTGGAGTGCTAGATTTTGTGAGGATTATGCCATGAACCGTAACAAATTGATTAAAACGTTAGTATCCGAGTTTAAGGAACAAATTTGTAATTTACCTGATGAAAAACTAGAAGGACTGGAGTCTGGCAAATTAGAAATAAGTATAACCCAAGCTGTAGGGAACGAGGCAGGCGGTGCAGCTCCTACTGCTAGACGTATGCTTGGTAAAGAAATACCTGCTCCGGCAAGACCATCTCCTCATGCAGAAGCACCTACATTCGGAGGCAAGTTAAAGCGTCGTGTTTAATACTAGATACGATAATAATTGCCTTTTACTCAGCCTTAAAAATCAGCTCAAAATGAGCTGATTTTTGTATCAAATGAAATCTGGAAAATTTGAGATAAATAAACTTAATTCCAGTATTAAGGCGCGAATCGGTTGGAATTAGCGAGCGACATAATCTTTTCTTATAAGGTCGAATTGTAAAGGTTATACGGTCTTACAGGAAAAATCATTATAGAGTGAACAACGGTAACTCTATATTTTTAAAAATCAGATAATTACCTTGTTTTTGTACTACAATTAACTTGAAGCTACCGATAGGGAAATTCCATGGCTGAGTTACTCAATCTATTCCTCATTATCATCGTATTTGGTGTTGTCTTGTGGTTGGTGAATGTGTTTATCCCGATGCCAGGAGCGATTAAAAGCTTGCTTAACCTGTTAGTTTTGATCGTATTAATCATTTATATTTTGCAATTTTTTGGCGTGGTGAAAAATATTTTGCCAACGATCAAATTAATTCGTTAAGCAAAAATGATGTGTTCGCAGAAATCTTATAACTTTAATTTTTTATATAGAGGAAAAGGTAACCAGCGAATTACCCCCATGATGAAGCGCCAAAAAAAAGGATGATAAATCAGTCTTTTTTGCGCGATAGCAGCACGCCAGCATGCTTTGGCACAAGTTTTTGGGGGAGAAGCATAGAAAATTCCTGGTGAGCCGAAGGTTTGGGCCGTATCGATAAAGCCAAGCCTTGCGATAGTAATATGAACGTTAGGCCTTGCACTTTGTTGCAGACCTTCTAAATAAATTTCTATAGCCGCTTTACTTCCGCCATAGAGACTATTTTTAGCCCGACCCCTACACGCAGCAACAGAACTTAGAAAAACAAGATGATGCTCGATCTGTTGTTTATTGATGTAAGCGTGGATGAATTGCGCGGTGCTTTCGATATTGACTCTGATGAGTTGACTTATGTTTTCTTGGGTTAAGCCACAGTTCTCTATAATGGAGCTGTAGGCGATAAATAAATCAACCTCTCCAGTATCCCGCAGAAGAATTTGCATTAACTGAGCTGAATCGTTCGAAAAATCAGCAAAAATAAAATCACAGTCGACCTTATAGCGAAGGCGTATATCAGCAGCGATAATGGCAAGTTGCCCTGTGTTACGACCTACTAAAATCAACCTATTGCCAGCATTAGCAGCAAAATGGGCGAATTCTTCCGCAATAATCGAGGTAGCACCTAAAATAATCCATGTTCGGGCATTCATGGTGTGATACCCAGTCGATGACTTAAATCAGATCGCATTGTGCTT
The genomic region above belongs to Legionella micdadei and contains:
- a CDS encoding Thivi_2564 family membrane protein; translation: MAELLNLFLIIIVFGVVLWLVNVFIPMPGAIKSLLNLLVLIVLIIYILQFFGVVKNILPTIKLIR
- a CDS encoding ATP-binding cassette domain-containing protein, which produces MNDKEFERIAPGLLKIRQVLSREDSTKFATFDKKKLLIDACLHLADLHGMTLDLPSGDLEDDIDEAMERISVHSGVRIQKIALEQKWWEKDHGIILAFIDGLPCVLTPKQNGGYERSTPLGKVPLKHHELSAVEHYAFSFIKPLPDKINKLFDILKFSFGRLFSDLRSILYLQLMLSFLLMSLPIFMSYFFNNFTHFVETSQMTVLSVSLIMNTFIYFFLSINQSIMMLHLRFKVQMRIEPAIWDRLLKLNPIFFRQFNAGDIAYRAGVVSAIQEMLTQSTVLSLFSIVVSIVSFGLMCYYSLTLALLSLFSFIILAMLIISLSKRFLTHQRKVYEYVIKQAGFVFQVINGIIKFKVSASEYRAFNIWSDYFSNLLIAKFKAEKIGIYLHIIHGSLLMVVTLILFCIYFYQKNQLQIGTFIAFNAAFSQFFAALITLTTFVSSILLIIPLFEQSLVIFQAKVEPRQRGGSHVKLEGKIQIKNLSFRYDENQPLVYKNISLTVNPGEVVGLTGSSGCGKSTLFRILLGLEKPLDGQIFFDDVNMDMINLSSLRQQIGVVTQKSVLVPGTILENIIGNDKRLTRNDAWDIVYQLGLEHMISGFPMEMDTFINEGMQSLSGGEMQRVILARALVKKPKILFLDEATSALDSQSQFRVQEYLNKLKVTQLVIAHRLSTLRNANRILVIQDGQIIQEGNFDQLVSEPGYFAELAKLQFANLQNIEGNPRSK
- a CDS encoding SDR family NAD(P)-dependent oxidoreductase, yielding MNARTWIILGATSIIAEEFAHFAANAGNRLILVGRNTGQLAIIAADIRLRYKVDCDFIFADFSNDSAQLMQILLRDTGEVDLFIAYSSIIENCGLTQENISQLIRVNIESTAQFIHAYINKQQIEHHLVFLSSVAACRGRAKNSLYGGSKAAIEIYLEGLQQSARPNVHITIARLGFIDTAQTFGSPGIFYASPPKTCAKACWRAAIAQKRLIYHPFFWRFIMGVIRWLPFPLYKKLKL
- a CDS encoding cysteine peptidase family C39 domain-containing protein encodes the protein MIKFDFDLGLSEVHHKRVKTPSILQMDAMECGAVCLAIVLAYYGLHIPAETAREACGVTRDGSKAINIIKAARNMGMNAEGKRIKDLDSLGYMPTPFIVFWKFNHFIVVEGIIKNTVYINDPATGPRKITLDEFDKGYTGVLLRITPGEQFKPSGKKEKSVFGLLSDYLEGDLVELGYLFFVSALLSLPQASLALFIEFFVDKIIVDNQEQWMLGFALSMSFTILCMILLLWIQRYYLVLYKIRFSIKKIPRFFNKILHLPMSFYIQRATGDISNRIYIFDEISQKITDGFSEVIIDSLSIIIYTLIILLINKYIGLIAVFITILNFASIIITKRIIIDLGRRFSQDQAKMHGIEYSGVQMMEALKFMNGENRFFSRWLSYKSKLIDSQQTIDVYTALISLLPNALYFLNLVLLIILGAHFVMQGTMTVGGIIAIYTLLLLYPEPVISIVDNFLKINELKGDLLRVNDVLLYKGSKEKNEETKQIKSPNLVDIKDVYYGYCKLEAPILSEINISLKKGDSVAITGISGGGKSSLLNLITGLYDPWFGDIYLHGKNIKDYSPDELFKLVSYVDQNIFLFEGTIRDNLTMWDGSIDEATIIEALQTACVYDVVSMKGGLDYRILEGGANISLGQAQRIEIARALIKKPELILLDEATSALDSVTEAKIYQNLSKMDCSFIIVAHRLSAIRHCNEIIVIEDGAIAERGTHKELLKLNGKYKQFIEKDYLL
- a CDS encoding NHLP bacteriocin system secretion protein, with product MKDSELYRKQAIESAQERDEFQNAIRIITPKAWIYLVIFLMLFIGCLFWLIFGQISAIVEGQGIILAKNAAIINVMSPISGGYVKAVLVNPGEKVKKGQVLATLTNPNMAAEAKELRKYIDQEKTKLNNLTATAQKEIAIRLKRIEESMNYAKTINANLQEKKQHLESLLKIQETAFQKGILSRLELNDMQVAYYDAKEQISKNQNTLVELNQNRNDYIESWNTKLREQQEKVAQSEFNLRKLLENLQLTETVYSPVDGVIATNYVKKGDFLTEKQTLTNILTHSNDLEVVAFFNADEGKKIKVGMPAKVFPKHINALEYGGIVGRVTYISELPINPPSIESTVENQKLVDKFIQQGPVFKAKISLVHSPNTPSGYLWTTSNGPKENLSVGSVSSVGIIVKKQHPLSIIIPVIESAKNWMISKND
- a CDS encoding Crp/Fnr family transcriptional regulator — protein: MEKDIAENLELFNFLKKLEFFSKLSKNALWPLVDLATIRNYSPNEIIINEGDNPVGIFILRKGTVQVFKTLDDGKELIITTLSPGQIIGEISVIDKLKTTASVRALDSVECVFISEWDFTTQIHAYPEIALELLPILAARIRIMHEKMI